From the genome of Amycolatopsis camponoti:
CGACCCTCGACAACGTCCAGGCCGTGGTCACCGACATGACGAACACCCTGCAGCGCGACTACCAGGGCTGAGCCTGGCCTGGCGTTGCGCCGGCCGCGAAACCCGCTGACAGCCGCGCGCGTCCGAGGCATCCTCCCGGAAGATCGGGGAGGGGGCAGGGGTGGCCGGAACGCGGGGCGGCCTGTGGCGGCACCGGGACTTCCGCCTGCTGTGGGCGGGCGAGACGACCAGCAAGCTGGGCAGCAACGTCACGACGGTCGCGCTGCCCTTGGTGGCCGTGCTCGGCACGCACGCCGGCCCGTTCACCGTGGGCCTGATCGCGGCCGCGTCCTGGGTGCCGTGGCTGGTGCTCGGGCTGCCGGCCGGGGCGTGGGTCGACCGGCTCCCGCGCCGGCCCGTGCTGCTGGGCTGCGACGTCGTCTCGGCGGCGGCGCTCGTCAGCGTCCCGGTCGCCGCCTGGCTCGGCGTCCTGACCGTGGCCCAGCTGGTCCTGGTCGCGGTGCTCACCGGGGCGAGCAGCGTCCTGTTCAGCACCGCCTACCGCGTCTACCTCCCGGTCCTCGTCGCCCCGGCGGACCTGCCGGAGGGGAACGCGAAGCTGCAGGGCAGCGAGGCCGTCGCCCAGCTCGCGGGCCGGAGCCTGGCGGGCGTGCTCGCCCAGTGGGCGGGGGCGGTGGCCGGCCTGGTCGTCGACGCGGTGACGTTCCTGGTCTCCGCGGGGTGCCTGGCGGCGATCTCCGTGCGGGAGCCACCCCGGTCGGCGGCCCGGCGGCGAAGCACCCTGCGCCGGGAAGTCGCCGACGGGCTGCGATGGGTGGCTCACGACCGTTACCTGCGCTCGCTGGCGGTGTTCGGCGCGGTCGCCAATGTCGCATTGACCGGCTACCAGGCGATCCAGGTCGTCTTCTTCGTGCGGGTGGTGGGCGTCGCCCCGGGCGCCGTGGGCGTCCTGGTGGCGGCCCCGGGGGCCGGCGGGGTGCTCGGCGCGGCCGTCGCCGTCCGGCTCGCGCGGCGCTGGGGCAGCGCGCGCAGCCTGCTGGCCTGCCTGCTCACCATGACCCCGCTCGGGTTGCTCATCCCCCTGACCACGCCTGGCCCCGGCCTCGCTCTCGCCGCGGCCGGCGGGGTCGCCGTCGGCGCGGCGGTCGTGGCCGCGAACGTGCTCGCCGCGGGCTTCCGGCAGACCTACCCGCCACCGGGCGTGCGCGGCCGGGTCGTCGCGACGAGCAGCCTGCTGGCGAACGGCTCGAGCGCGGCCGGCGCCCTGCTCGCCGGTGCCCTCGGTTCCCTCGCCGGCCCGCGGGCGGCGGTGTGGGCGGTCATGGCCGTGCTCGTCGCGGCGACGCTCGTCCTCGTCGCCGGCCCGATCCGGACCGGCCGGGACCTCCCCGCCGCCGCGACGCGGCCGGCTCGTCAGGCCTGAGGTTCGAGGCGCACCACGATCGCCTTCGACACCGGCGTGTTCGACTTCTCCGCCACCGAGTCCAGCGGCACCAGCGCGTTGGCCTCCGGGAAGTACGCCGCCGCGCACCCGCGGGCCGTCGGGTAGGCCACCACCCGGAACGACGGTGCGCGGCGGTCGCCGTCACGCCACTCCGAGACCAGGTCGACCATCGCGCCGTCGGTCAGGCCGAGCGCCGCGACGTCGTCCGGGTTCACCAGCACCACCCGGCGGGCGTTCTCGATGCCGCGGTAGCGGTCGGAAAGCCCGTAGATCGTGGTGTTGTACTGGTCGTGGCTGCGCATCGTCTGCAGCAGCAGGCGGCCCTCGGGCACCTGCGGGTACTCCAGCGCGGACACCGTGAAGTTGCCCTTGCCGTTGGCGGTGCCGGTGAACTCGCGGGAGTCGCGCGGCGCGTGCGGCAGCACGAACCCGTCCGGCTCGCGGACGCGGCGGTTGTAGTCCTGGCAGCCCGGCACGACCCGCGAGATGCGGTCCCGGATCAGGTCGTAGTCGGTCTCGAACGTCCGCCACGGCACGGCGTGCCCGGCCCCGAACAGCTTCTCGCCCAGCCGGCAGACGATCGCGACCTCGGACAGCAGGTGCTCGCTCGCCGGCTTGAGGCGCCCACGCGAGGAGTGCACCTGCGACATCGAGTCCTCGACCGTGACGAACTGCTCGCCGCTCGCCTGGACGTCGCGCTCGGTGCGGCCGAGCGTCGGCAGGATCAGCGCGGTGCGGCCGTGCACGACGTGGGAGCGGTTCAGCTTCGTCGAGACGTGCACGGTGAGCGAGCACGACGCGAGAGCCTTCTCGGTCGCCTCCGTGTCCGGCGTCGCCGACGCGAAGTTGCCGCCGACGGCGAAGAAGACCTTGCCGCGGCCGTCGCGCATCGCCCGGATCGCGTCGACGGTGTCGAAGCCGTGCTCGCGCGGGACCTCGATGCCGAACTCGCCGGCGAGGGAGTCCATGAAGGACTGCGGCATCTTCTCCCAGATGCCCATGGTCCGGTCGCCCTGGACGTTCGAGTGCCCGCGCACCGGGCACAGGCCCGCGCCCGGCTTGCCGATCATCCCGCGCATCAGCGCCAGGTTCGCGATCTCCGAAATCGTCGGCACGGCGTGCTTGTGCTGCGTCAGGCCCATCGCCCAGCAGTAGATCGTGCGCTCGGAGGAGGCGATCATCCGCGCGACGCGCTCGATCTGCTCGCGCGGCAGCCCGGTGGCGCGCTCGACCTCGGGCCAGTCGATCTCCCGCAGGTGCTTGGCGTAGTCGTCGAAGCCCTCGGTGACCCGCTCGACGAAGTCGCGGTCGACGATCGCACCCGGCGCTTCCTCGTCCCAGGTCAGCAGCAGGTGCCCGACGGCCTGGAACAGCGCGAGGTCGCCGCCGAGGCGGATCTGGGCGAACTCGTCGGCCAGCGGCGTGCCCTTGCCGACGACGCCGCGGACGTTCTGCGGGTTCTTGAACCGCATCAGCCCGGCCTCGGGCAGCGGGTTCACGGCGATGATCTGCGCGCCGTTGCCCTTGGCCTCTTCGAGCGCCGAGAGCATCCGCGGGTGGTTGGTGCCCGGGTTCTGCCCGACGACGACGATCAGGTCGGCCTTGTGGATGTCCGCGAGGCTCACGGAACCCTTGCCGATGCCGGTGGTCGCCGCCAGCGCCGCGCCGGAGGACTCGTGGCACATGTTGGAGCAGTCCGGCAGGTTGTTGGTGCCGAACGAACGTACGAGCAGCTGGTAGAGGAACGCGGCCTCGTTGCTGGTGCGGCCCGAGGTGTAGAAGATCGCCTCGTTGGGGTCGGTGAGGGCCTTCAGCTCGCCGGCGACGAGCTCGAAGGCGTCGTCCCAGGAGATCGGTTCGTAGTGCGTCGCGCCTTCGCGCAGCACGAACGGCTCGGTGACGCGGCCCTGCTGGCCGAGCCAGTAGTCGGTCTTGCCCCGGAGGTCGTCGATCGGGTGCTTCGCGAAGAACTCGCGGTCCACGCGACGTTTGGTGGCTTCCTCGGCGACCGCTTTGGCGCCGTTCTCGCAGAACTCGGCCAGCTTGCGCTTCTCGCCGTCGACCTCGCGGGGCTCCGGCCACGCGCAGCCCGGGCAGTCGAAGCCCTCACGCTGGTTCAGCAGCCGCAGCGCCTTGACGGTCCGGCCGGTGCCCATCTGCTCGACGCTGCGCGCGAGCGACACGGCGACGCCGGGTATCCCGGCCGCCCACCCCTTCGGCTTGCCCACCTCGAGGCGGGTCTCGTCCACGTCCTGCGCCGGCGCTTCACGGGTCATGTGTCCATCGTGCGCTTCGATGATCGCGGGCGCGAACAGGGGTCAGGCTTCGGCGGCGCGCAGGCCCCGGTCGGCGACGGTCACGGCGAGCAGGAGGACGCTGATCACGATCAGCGCGACAGCGAGCCGGTGGAGGCCGGCCGAGTCGGCGTGCGGTCCGTAGCAGAGCGCGATCAGCGTCGACGCCACGATCGCGCCCAGGTACTGGGCCGTGCGGAACAAGCCGCTCGCCGTGCCCATCTGCTCGGCGGGCGCTTCGCGGTACAACGTCGTCTGGTTCGCGACGCTCGTCAAACCCTGCGCCAGCCCGAACAACGCGGCCAGCGCCAGCAGCGCGCCGACCCACGTGCCGTCGTGGACGAGCAGCAGCAGCGCCGAACCGCCGATCAGCGCCACCGCGACCGTGAGCAGCCGCGCGCGGATCCCGGAGCCGCGCCCGGAGAACGCCGCCGCGCAGACCGCCGTGCCCGACATCGGCAGCAGCATCAGCCCGGCGGCCTCCTCGGACAGTTGCCGCGCGGTCTCCAGCCACTGGACGTAGCCGAACATGATCGCGTAGATGGCCATGAAGCTCAGGGCCTGCCGCAGGTAGGTCCGCAGGATCGCGCCGTTGGCCGCGAGCATCCGCAGGTCGAGGAACGGGTCGTCGCGACGCAGCTCGACCAGCCCGAACGCGACGCCGAACGCCGCGACGACGGCGAGCAGCCAGGGCTCGGTGCCCGGATCCATCAGGAAGAACAGGAGCGCGAGCAGGGTCGCCGAGAACAGCGCGATGCCCAGGACGTCGATCCGCTTCGCGGTGCGCTCGCCGCGGTCGTCCTTCGGGACCCACAGCAACGCCAGCACCAACGACAGCCCGGCGAGCGGGATGTTCACCGC
Proteins encoded in this window:
- a CDS encoding MFS transporter: MAGTRGGLWRHRDFRLLWAGETTSKLGSNVTTVALPLVAVLGTHAGPFTVGLIAAASWVPWLVLGLPAGAWVDRLPRRPVLLGCDVVSAAALVSVPVAAWLGVLTVAQLVLVAVLTGASSVLFSTAYRVYLPVLVAPADLPEGNAKLQGSEAVAQLAGRSLAGVLAQWAGAVAGLVVDAVTFLVSAGCLAAISVREPPRSAARRRSTLRREVADGLRWVAHDRYLRSLAVFGAVANVALTGYQAIQVVFFVRVVGVAPGAVGVLVAAPGAGGVLGAAVAVRLARRWGSARSLLACLLTMTPLGLLIPLTTPGPGLALAAAGGVAVGAAVVAANVLAAGFRQTYPPPGVRGRVVATSSLLANGSSAAGALLAGALGSLAGPRAAVWAVMAVLVAATLVLVAGPIRTGRDLPAAATRPARQA
- a CDS encoding FdhF/YdeP family oxidoreductase is translated as MTREAPAQDVDETRLEVGKPKGWAAGIPGVAVSLARSVEQMGTGRTVKALRLLNQREGFDCPGCAWPEPREVDGEKRKLAEFCENGAKAVAEEATKRRVDREFFAKHPIDDLRGKTDYWLGQQGRVTEPFVLREGATHYEPISWDDAFELVAGELKALTDPNEAIFYTSGRTSNEAAFLYQLLVRSFGTNNLPDCSNMCHESSGAALAATTGIGKGSVSLADIHKADLIVVVGQNPGTNHPRMLSALEEAKGNGAQIIAVNPLPEAGLMRFKNPQNVRGVVGKGTPLADEFAQIRLGGDLALFQAVGHLLLTWDEEAPGAIVDRDFVERVTEGFDDYAKHLREIDWPEVERATGLPREQIERVARMIASSERTIYCWAMGLTQHKHAVPTISEIANLALMRGMIGKPGAGLCPVRGHSNVQGDRTMGIWEKMPQSFMDSLAGEFGIEVPREHGFDTVDAIRAMRDGRGKVFFAVGGNFASATPDTEATEKALASCSLTVHVSTKLNRSHVVHGRTALILPTLGRTERDVQASGEQFVTVEDSMSQVHSSRGRLKPASEHLLSEVAIVCRLGEKLFGAGHAVPWRTFETDYDLIRDRISRVVPGCQDYNRRVREPDGFVLPHAPRDSREFTGTANGKGNFTVSALEYPQVPEGRLLLQTMRSHDQYNTTIYGLSDRYRGIENARRVVLVNPDDVAALGLTDGAMVDLVSEWRDGDRRAPSFRVVAYPTARGCAAAYFPEANALVPLDSVAEKSNTPVSKAIVVRLEPQA
- a CDS encoding MFS transporter — its product is MVTPLVAGAVLNPINSTLIAVALVPIGQSFGAGPGQTAWLISALYLATAVGQPVVGLLVDRYGARRVLLGGAALVIIAGIAGMIPISVGWLTGVRVVLGLGTCAGFPAAMAVLRHHAEASGQGVPARVLSVLSMSAQTVMVIGPTLGGLLIGLFGWPAIFAVNIPLAGLSLVLALLWVPKDDRGERTAKRIDVLGIALFSATLLALLFFLMDPGTEPWLLAVVAAFGVAFGLVELRRDDPFLDLRMLAANGAILRTYLRQALSFMAIYAIMFGYVQWLETARQLSEEAAGLMLLPMSGTAVCAAAFSGRGSGIRARLLTVAVALIGGSALLLLVHDGTWVGALLALAALFGLAQGLTSVANQTTLYREAPAEQMGTASGLFRTAQYLGAIVASTLIALCYGPHADSAGLHRLAVALIVISVLLLAVTVADRGLRAAEA